A stretch of Candidatus Symbiobacter mobilis CR DNA encodes these proteins:
- the ompA gene encoding outer membrane protein OmpA: MKKLNQVATLLACATLAGGAAAAQDIDNWRATDGTVWRNGTNELCWRDAFWTPATAAEGCDGALIAAKPQSAPKPEPAPELVAPIVTPPSPPPAPVVMPEKVTYSADAFFDFDKAVLKAEGKSKLDDLAAKVKGVSVDVILAVGHTDAIGTDAYNQGLSERRAAAVRNYLVSKGIDAARVKAEGMGETKPVADNKTRDGRAQNRRVEVEVTGTR; the protein is encoded by the coding sequence ATGAAGAAGCTCAATCAAGTCGCCACGCTGTTGGCCTGCGCCACGTTGGCGGGGGGGGCGGCTGCGGCCCAGGATATCGACAACTGGCGTGCCACCGACGGAACGGTCTGGAGGAACGGGACGAACGAGCTCTGCTGGCGTGACGCGTTCTGGACTCCTGCCACTGCCGCAGAAGGTTGTGACGGTGCCTTGATCGCCGCCAAGCCACAGTCCGCGCCCAAGCCTGAACCTGCTCCCGAGCTTGTCGCCCCCATCGTTACGCCGCCTTCTCCGCCTCCTGCGCCGGTAGTGATGCCCGAAAAAGTGACGTACTCTGCGGATGCGTTCTTCGACTTCGACAAAGCCGTGCTGAAAGCCGAAGGCAAATCCAAACTTGACGATCTCGCTGCGAAGGTCAAGGGTGTGAGCGTGGATGTCATTTTGGCTGTCGGCCATACCGACGCCATCGGCACCGATGCGTACAACCAAGGGTTGTCAGAGCGTCGTGCTGCCGCCGTTCGCAATTATTTGGTGTCCAAGGGCATTGACGCTGCGCGTGTCAAGGCGGAAGGCATGGGGGAAACCAAGCCTGTTGCCGACAACAAGACCCGCGACGGTCGCGCTCAAAACCGCCGCGTGGAAGTCGAAGTTACCGGAACGCGCTAG
- the gyrA gene encoding DNA gyrase subunit A has product MTAFAKETLPTSLSDEMRRSYLDYAMSVIIGRALPDARDGLKPVHRRVLYAMHELSNDWNKPYKKSARIVGDVIGKYHPHGDQSVYDTIVRMAQDFSMRHMLVDGQGNFGSVDGDSAAAMRYTEIRLAKIAHELLADLDKETVDFGPNYDGSESEPLVLPTRLPNLLVNGSGGIAVGMATNIPPHNLNEVIDGCLYRLEHPEAMIEDLMEIIPAPDFPTAATICGLHGVREGYRTGRGRVVLRAKCHFEDIDRGQRQCIVVDELPYQVNKKTLQERMAELVHEKKIDGISHIQDESDKSGMRLVIELKRGESPEVILNNLYKQTQLQDTFGMNMVALINGQPKLCNLLQLVDVFLDHRREVVTRRTVYELRKARERGHLLEGLAVALANIDDFIAIIRNAPTPAVARTGLMERAWPSRLVQDLLNRSREDGTPVRADDYRPAQLDPRCGMGADGLYRLSEAQAQEILQMRLQRLTGLEQEKIVADYKEVIALIDDLLDILARPQRVTTIVADELRAIRAEFGQTKLGLRRSVVETGSFDLSTEDLITPTDMVVTLSHTGYIKSQPLAEYRSQRRGGRGKQATTTKEDDWIDQLFIANTHDYILCFSNRGRLYWIKVWEVPQGSRGSRGRPIVNMFPLQEGEKITVVLPLTAEMRNFPADRYVFMATSMGTVKKTALDEFRNPRKAGIIAVDLDEGDYLIGAALTDGNHDVMLFSDGGKAVRFDEGDVRPLGRTARGVRGMMLEEGQSVIAMLVAEDENQSVLTATQNGYGKRTNIAEYTRHGRGTKGMIAIQQSDRNGKVVAATLVHPGDEIMLMTDRGVVVRTRVNEIPELGRATQGVTLIGLDEGSQLIGLERIAESESLSATAETVAEDESGGDGPQ; this is encoded by the coding sequence ATGACTGCCTTCGCCAAAGAAACCCTCCCCACCAGTCTCTCCGACGAAATGCGCCGGAGCTACCTGGATTACGCCATGAGCGTGATCATCGGGCGCGCCTTGCCCGATGCGCGCGATGGCCTCAAACCTGTGCATCGGCGTGTGCTCTACGCCATGCACGAGTTGAGCAACGACTGGAATAAGCCTTACAAAAAGTCTGCGCGTATCGTGGGCGATGTCATAGGCAAGTACCACCCGCACGGGGATCAGTCGGTCTACGACACGATCGTGCGTATGGCGCAAGATTTTTCGATGCGCCACATGCTCGTCGACGGCCAGGGCAATTTCGGCTCGGTCGACGGCGACAGCGCAGCGGCGATGCGGTACACCGAAATTCGCCTCGCCAAGATCGCGCACGAATTGTTGGCCGACCTCGACAAGGAAACCGTCGATTTCGGCCCCAATTACGACGGTTCCGAAAGCGAACCACTGGTGTTGCCTACGCGCCTGCCAAACTTGCTGGTCAACGGTTCCGGCGGCATTGCCGTAGGTATGGCGACGAATATTCCACCGCACAATCTCAACGAAGTCATCGATGGCTGCCTCTATAGACTGGAACATCCCGAGGCCATGATTGAGGACCTCATGGAGATCATCCCAGCGCCAGACTTCCCCACTGCGGCGACGATCTGCGGGCTGCATGGCGTTCGCGAAGGCTACCGTACCGGGCGTGGCCGGGTCGTGTTGCGTGCCAAGTGCCACTTCGAAGACATCGACCGTGGCCAGCGCCAATGCATCGTCGTCGACGAATTGCCCTACCAGGTCAACAAGAAAACGCTGCAAGAGCGCATGGCAGAGCTGGTGCATGAGAAAAAGATCGACGGCATCAGCCATATCCAGGATGAATCCGACAAGTCGGGGATGCGGCTCGTCATCGAACTCAAGCGCGGGGAATCGCCCGAAGTCATCCTCAACAACCTCTACAAGCAGACACAGCTCCAGGACACCTTTGGCATGAACATGGTGGCCTTGATCAATGGGCAACCCAAGCTGTGCAACCTGCTCCAGCTCGTCGATGTCTTCCTCGACCATCGCCGCGAAGTCGTCACCCGCCGCACGGTGTACGAGCTGCGCAAGGCCCGGGAGCGTGGTCATCTGCTCGAAGGCTTGGCGGTGGCACTCGCAAACATCGATGACTTCATCGCGATCATCCGCAACGCCCCCACTCCCGCAGTCGCACGCACCGGGCTGATGGAACGCGCATGGCCAAGCAGGCTGGTGCAGGATTTGCTCAACCGCTCCCGCGAAGACGGCACCCCGGTTCGCGCAGACGACTACCGCCCTGCGCAGCTCGATCCCCGTTGTGGCATGGGCGCTGACGGCCTCTACCGGCTTTCGGAAGCGCAGGCGCAGGAAATTTTGCAGATGCGCCTACAACGGCTGACTGGGCTGGAGCAGGAAAAAATCGTTGCTGACTACAAGGAAGTGATCGCCCTGATCGACGATCTGCTCGACATCTTGGCCCGCCCGCAGCGCGTCACGACGATCGTTGCCGATGAGCTGCGCGCCATCCGCGCCGAGTTTGGGCAGACGAAGCTGGGGCTGCGCCGCAGCGTCGTTGAAACGGGGTCGTTCGATCTATCGACCGAAGACTTGATCACCCCGACCGACATGGTCGTTACGCTCAGTCATACCGGCTATATCAAAAGCCAGCCCTTGGCAGAGTACCGTTCCCAGCGCCGGGGCGGCCGCGGCAAGCAGGCCACGACGACGAAAGAGGACGACTGGATCGACCAGCTCTTCATCGCCAACACGCACGACTACATCCTCTGCTTCAGCAACCGTGGGCGGTTGTACTGGATCAAGGTGTGGGAGGTTCCCCAGGGTTCGCGGGGTTCGCGCGGGCGGCCCATCGTCAATATGTTCCCCTTGCAGGAGGGGGAAAAAATTACCGTCGTGCTCCCGCTGACTGCGGAGATGCGCAATTTCCCCGCAGATCGCTACGTGTTCATGGCCACGTCGATGGGAACGGTCAAGAAAACCGCGCTCGACGAATTCCGCAACCCGCGCAAGGCGGGGATCATCGCCGTAGACCTCGACGAAGGCGACTACCTGATCGGCGCCGCCTTGACCGACGGGAACCATGACGTGATGCTCTTCAGCGACGGCGGCAAGGCCGTTCGCTTCGACGAAGGCGATGTGCGTCCCCTGGGTCGTACCGCTCGCGGCGTGCGCGGGATGATGCTGGAAGAAGGGCAAAGCGTCATCGCGATGCTCGTCGCCGAAGACGAAAACCAAAGTGTCCTGACCGCCACCCAAAATGGCTATGGCAAGCGAACGAACATCGCCGAGTACACGCGACATGGGCGCGGAACCAAGGGAATGATCGCGATACAGCAATCCGACCGCAACGGCAAGGTCGTCGCGGCCACCCTCGTACACCCAGGCGACGAAATCATGCTCATGACCGACCGTGGGGTCGTCGTGCGTACCCGTGTCAACGAAATTCCAGAGCTAGGCCGCGCCACGCAAGGAGTCACACTCATCGGGCTGGACGAAGGCTCGCAATTGATCGGACTGGAACGCATCGCCGAAAGCGAGAGCTTGTCTGCCACGGCAGAAACTGTGGCAGAAGACGAATCGGGTGGCGATGGGCCGCAGTAA
- the serC gene encoding 3-phosphoserine/phosphohydroxythreonine transaminase, translated as MSRPYNFSAGPAAISEEVLAIAAAEMLDWHGCGMSVMEMSHRGKEFGQIHAQAQADLRTLLAIPEHFHLLFMQGGAWAQNAIVPLNLSRGETVDFVVTGAWSQKSTKEAQKYCRAHIAASSEDTGFTTLPAPATWQLSDRPAYIHLCSNETIHGVEFHELPDLRALGCDAPLVIDFSSHVASRPVDWSRVGLAFAGAQKNLGPAGLTLVVVREDLLDRALPTCPSAFTYQTVAQHGSMFNTPPTYAIYIASLVFQWLLRLGGIKAVEARNTAKARCLYEAIDQSALYTNPVDPACRSRMNIPFHLRDAELQDAFLAGARDRGLLQLKGHKSVGGMRASLYNAMPMEGVLALVEYLRDFEQTHG; from the coding sequence ATGTCTAGACCCTACAACTTCTCTGCCGGCCCCGCCGCCATTTCCGAAGAGGTGCTTGCTATTGCCGCAGCAGAGATGCTCGATTGGCACGGCTGCGGAATGAGCGTGATGGAAATGAGCCACCGTGGCAAGGAGTTCGGCCAAATCCATGCCCAGGCACAGGCCGATCTGCGCACGCTGCTGGCCATTCCCGAACACTTCCATTTGCTTTTCATGCAAGGGGGTGCATGGGCGCAGAACGCCATCGTTCCGCTCAACCTCTCTCGTGGTGAGACGGTGGACTTCGTCGTCACCGGCGCATGGAGCCAAAAATCCACCAAGGAAGCGCAGAAATACTGCCGGGCGCACATTGCCGCCAGCAGCGAGGACACCGGGTTCACGACCTTGCCCGCCCCGGCGACTTGGCAGCTCAGCGATCGCCCAGCGTATATCCACCTTTGCAGCAATGAAACGATCCACGGCGTCGAATTCCACGAGCTGCCCGACTTGCGTGCGCTGGGTTGCGATGCCCCGCTGGTGATCGACTTTTCCTCCCATGTCGCTTCACGCCCGGTCGATTGGTCTCGCGTAGGGCTGGCATTTGCCGGGGCGCAAAAAAACCTGGGGCCTGCCGGGTTAACGCTCGTCGTCGTCCGCGAAGACCTCCTCGACCGCGCATTGCCCACCTGCCCCTCTGCGTTCACGTACCAGACCGTCGCGCAACACGGGTCGATGTTCAACACGCCGCCGACCTACGCGATCTACATCGCCTCGCTCGTCTTCCAATGGTTGCTGCGTCTTGGGGGGATCAAGGCAGTTGAGGCACGCAATACCGCCAAAGCCCGCTGTCTCTATGAGGCCATCGACCAGTCTGCGCTGTATACCAACCCGGTCGACCCCGCATGCAGATCGCGGATGAACATTCCTTTTCACCTGCGTGACGCAGAACTGCAAGACGCTTTTCTGGCTGGCGCAAGGGATCGGGGCCTGCTACAGCTCAAAGGCCACAAATCGGTGGGCGGGATGCGCGCAAGCCTGTACAACGCCATGCCGATGGAAGGCGTGTTGGCGCTGGTCGAGTACCTGCGCGACTTCGAACAGACTCATGGCTGA
- the pheA gene encoding prephenate dehydratase, with protein sequence MRLTELRNQIDAIDRDLLTLLNRRATLALEVGHLKRETGASVFHPDRERQVLDRVQSHNTGPLPATATVTIWREIMSACRALEAPLHVACLGPTGTFSEEAVWRHFGHGVALVHCHGIDEVFRATVAGSAQFGVVPIENSTEGVISRSLDLLLQSPLHIVGETNVPVQHNLLRSTQDLAGIDVVAAHAQALAQCQNWLQAHLPHAERHAVSSNAQGAAMAATHPSWAAIAGERAAMEHGLHLVCRAIQDEPHNRTRFAVVCLPQTLPQPQATGKDRTSLVVSVPNCPGAVHDLLAPLKQHGVSMTRFESRPARSGQWEYHFFLDIEGHPDQPNVQAALEALQALCSLYRVLGCYPVAEPA encoded by the coding sequence ATGCGCCTGACCGAACTCCGCAACCAGATCGACGCCATCGACAGGGATTTGCTTACCCTGCTCAACCGCCGCGCGACGTTGGCGCTCGAAGTCGGCCACCTCAAGCGCGAAACCGGGGCATCCGTGTTCCACCCAGATCGGGAACGACAGGTGCTCGACCGTGTCCAGTCCCACAACACCGGCCCTTTGCCTGCAACGGCCACCGTGACGATCTGGAGGGAAATCATGTCGGCATGCCGTGCCCTCGAAGCTCCGCTGCACGTCGCCTGCCTAGGCCCTACGGGAACGTTCAGCGAAGAGGCAGTCTGGCGCCACTTCGGCCATGGCGTCGCGTTGGTGCATTGCCATGGCATCGACGAGGTATTTCGCGCAACAGTTGCCGGGAGCGCGCAGTTTGGCGTAGTCCCCATCGAAAACTCCACGGAAGGTGTCATCTCGCGCAGCCTGGACTTGCTGCTCCAGTCCCCGCTACATATCGTTGGCGAGACGAATGTGCCTGTCCAGCACAACCTGCTGCGCAGTACCCAGGACTTGGCGGGCATCGACGTGGTTGCAGCGCACGCCCAAGCGCTGGCCCAGTGCCAGAACTGGCTGCAAGCGCATCTGCCCCATGCGGAACGCCACGCCGTATCGAGCAATGCCCAAGGCGCCGCGATGGCCGCGACCCACCCCTCTTGGGCAGCCATCGCCGGGGAACGCGCAGCGATGGAACATGGGCTGCATCTTGTCTGCCGCGCAATCCAGGACGAACCCCACAACCGGACGCGGTTCGCAGTGGTTTGCCTTCCGCAGACGCTGCCCCAGCCGCAAGCTACCGGCAAGGATCGCACCAGCCTCGTCGTCTCCGTACCCAACTGCCCAGGCGCCGTGCATGACCTGCTCGCGCCCCTCAAGCAGCACGGCGTTTCGATGACCCGCTTCGAATCGCGCCCCGCTCGTTCCGGGCAGTGGGAGTACCACTTCTTCCTCGACATTGAGGGCCACCCCGACCAACCCAACGTCCAGGCTGCGCTGGAGGCACTGCAAGCGCTGTGCTCGTTGTACCGGGTGCTGGGCTGCTACCCCGTCGCGGAACCAGCGTAG
- a CDS encoding prephenate dehydrogenase, translating to MFEQLGLIGCGLMGGSFALALRRRGLVRRIVGYSPRRQSLERALAMGAIDIAASSPFDATSGADLVLIAVPVSATAATFAAIRDTLTPRTLLMDVGSTKCDVVDAALQTLGEHLESFVPAHPIAGKECAGIEHADAELYAGRQVILTPLEQGRTDLLQAAETLWTALGSTVVRTTPQEHDAAFAAVSHLPHLVAFAAMNAILGQTHAAEYLALAGPGFRDFTRIAASDPAVWRDILLANRANVLQQCEHLHSQLQAFTTAMRAGDAPALDSLLHRASTARARWTMTSS from the coding sequence ATGTTCGAGCAACTGGGCCTGATTGGCTGCGGGTTGATGGGTGGATCGTTCGCGCTGGCGCTGCGCCGCCGGGGCTTGGTTCGGCGCATCGTGGGGTACAGCCCTAGGCGCCAATCGCTGGAACGTGCGCTGGCGATGGGCGCTATCGACATCGCAGCATCCTCGCCCTTCGACGCTACCTCCGGCGCTGACCTTGTGCTCATCGCCGTTCCTGTATCCGCCACCGCTGCGACATTTGCCGCGATTCGCGACACCCTCACACCCCGCACACTCCTGATGGACGTGGGTTCCACCAAGTGCGACGTGGTTGATGCCGCGCTGCAAACCTTGGGGGAACATCTGGAGTCTTTTGTCCCCGCGCACCCCATCGCGGGCAAGGAATGTGCCGGCATCGAGCACGCCGATGCAGAGCTGTACGCAGGCAGACAGGTGATCCTTACCCCCCTGGAACAGGGACGTACAGACTTGCTGCAAGCCGCCGAGACCTTGTGGACTGCGCTGGGTTCCACTGTGGTGCGCACAACGCCGCAGGAGCACGATGCTGCGTTTGCGGCAGTCAGCCACTTACCGCACTTGGTCGCTTTTGCCGCGATGAATGCCATCCTGGGGCAAACCCATGCAGCGGAATACCTCGCGCTTGCCGGGCCGGGTTTTCGGGACTTCACCCGCATCGCCGCCAGCGACCCCGCAGTCTGGCGCGACATCCTGCTGGCCAACCGCGCCAACGTGTTACAGCAATGCGAGCATTTGCACTCGCAACTGCAAGCCTTCACCACCGCCATGCGTGCAGGCGATGCCCCGGCGCTCGATAGCCTGTTGCACCGCGCCAGCACCGCCCGCGCACGCTGGACGATGACCTCATCCTGA
- a CDS encoding bifunctional 3-phosphoshikimate 1-carboxyvinyltransferase/cytidylate kinase — MSLTALPAHPPVAFLDLPPVARAGGRIVLPGSKSISNRALLLAAFCAGDTVLTNVLDSDDTQVMLSALRALGCTIKQEETRCIVHGMGNAPVQRKADLYLGNAGTALRPLTAVLALTGGEYTLRGVPRMHERPIADLVDALRGLGCVIKHLGTPGYPPLRIQSPTLRLDAPVRVRGDVSSQFLTALLLALPLVATQDVTIDVEGELISRPYVALTLHLLARFGVVVRQAGWQRFTIPAGSVLRSPGAYAIEPDASSASYFIALGAIAADANDPIRIEHLGTDSIQGDLRFVDAVRAMGAHVSASQDALAIHRGLLHGIDIDANDFPDAAMTLAALALYAQGPTTLRNIASWRVKETDRITAMACELRKLGATVEEGPDFLRIAPPTCWKTASIHTYDDHRMAMCCALAACNPAALPVRIEQPGCVAKTFPTFFDTWFAVAHSASKHIPVLCIDGPTASGKGTLAAALARRLGYHVLDSGALYRIAALAAERQGLRIGPEGETAIATLLPQCKIVFDQDKVWLDGADVTEAIRSERCAMLASQVSALPAVRRALLDVQRAFRTSPGLVADGRDMGTVLFPDAPLKIFLNASAEERARRRHAQLVARGVSTTLDDLCADLMERDRRDRSRSVAPLVPAQDAVLLDNSALSVEESVELVWDWWQQRRPFGLTG, encoded by the coding sequence ATGAGTCTTACCGCCTTACCTGCCCACCCGCCTGTGGCCTTTCTGGACCTGCCCCCCGTTGCCCGGGCCGGGGGCCGTATCGTCCTGCCCGGTTCCAAAAGCATTTCCAACCGCGCACTGCTGCTTGCCGCCTTCTGCGCGGGCGATACCGTCCTGACAAACGTGCTCGACAGCGACGATACGCAGGTGATGCTCTCCGCACTGCGTGCCTTGGGTTGCACCATCAAGCAGGAAGAAACGCGCTGCATCGTCCATGGAATGGGGAATGCACCTGTCCAACGCAAGGCAGACCTCTATCTTGGCAACGCCGGCACAGCACTGCGCCCATTGACTGCCGTGCTCGCACTAACCGGTGGGGAATACACCTTGCGCGGTGTGCCCCGGATGCACGAGCGCCCCATCGCTGACCTCGTCGACGCGCTGCGCGGCCTAGGCTGCGTCATCAAGCACCTGGGCACCCCCGGCTATCCGCCTCTGCGCATCCAAAGTCCCACACTCCGGCTGGACGCTCCCGTGCGGGTTCGTGGCGATGTCTCCAGCCAGTTCCTCACAGCCTTGCTATTGGCCTTGCCGTTGGTGGCCACGCAAGACGTGACCATCGACGTCGAGGGAGAGCTGATTTCCCGCCCCTATGTGGCCCTCACCCTGCATTTGCTTGCGCGGTTCGGCGTGGTGGTACGGCAGGCGGGGTGGCAACGCTTCACGATTCCCGCTGGCAGCGTGTTGCGATCCCCGGGCGCCTACGCGATCGAGCCTGATGCCTCGTCCGCCAGCTACTTCATTGCACTCGGAGCCATCGCCGCCGATGCGAACGACCCCATTCGCATCGAGCATCTTGGCACGGACTCGATCCAGGGCGACCTGCGTTTCGTTGATGCAGTGCGGGCTATGGGCGCCCACGTCAGTGCGAGCCAGGACGCGCTCGCCATCCACCGGGGATTGCTGCACGGCATCGACATCGACGCCAATGACTTCCCCGACGCCGCGATGACCTTGGCGGCCCTGGCGCTCTACGCGCAAGGGCCAACGACCTTGCGCAACATCGCCAGTTGGCGGGTCAAGGAAACGGATCGCATCACGGCCATGGCATGCGAACTACGCAAGTTGGGTGCCACGGTAGAGGAAGGCCCGGACTTTTTGCGCATCGCCCCGCCCACGTGCTGGAAAACGGCCAGCATCCATACCTACGACGACCACCGCATGGCCATGTGCTGCGCGCTCGCCGCGTGCAACCCCGCTGCGCTGCCGGTGCGCATCGAGCAACCGGGATGCGTAGCCAAGACTTTTCCTACGTTTTTCGATACCTGGTTTGCCGTCGCCCACAGTGCATCCAAACACATTCCCGTGCTGTGCATCGACGGCCCCACCGCATCCGGCAAGGGTACTCTCGCCGCTGCGCTGGCACGCCGCCTGGGCTACCACGTCCTTGATTCCGGCGCGTTGTACCGCATCGCTGCGCTGGCCGCAGAACGGCAAGGCCTGCGCATCGGGCCTGAAGGGGAAACGGCCATCGCCACGCTGTTGCCCCAATGCAAGATCGTCTTCGACCAAGACAAGGTGTGGCTTGATGGCGCGGACGTGACTGAAGCGATCCGATCCGAGCGTTGCGCCATGCTGGCCTCGCAGGTTTCGGCACTTCCTGCCGTGCGCCGGGCACTGCTCGACGTGCAGCGCGCCTTCCGCACATCCCCCGGCTTGGTGGCCGATGGACGAGACATGGGCACCGTGCTTTTTCCCGATGCCCCCCTCAAAATCTTCCTCAATGCCAGCGCCGAAGAACGCGCCCGGCGCCGCCACGCCCAACTGGTTGCGCGGGGTGTATCGACTACACTTGATGATCTTTGCGCTGACCTGATGGAGCGCGACCGGCGGGATCGATCCCGCAGCGTTGCGCCCCTCGTGCCCGCTCAGGACGCCGTGTTGCTGGACAACTCCGCTCTGTCGGTCGAGGAGTCCGTGGAGCTGGTGTGGGATTGGTGGCAGCAGCGGCGGCCCTTTGGCCTGACAGGCTGA
- the rpsA gene encoding 30S ribosomal protein S1, with the protein MSESESFADLFNESLQHTEMRPGEVITAEVLRVEHNFVVVNAGLKSEAYIPIEEFKNDHGEVEVQGGDFVSVAIGSVENGYGDTILSRDTAKRLASWMSLERALESGEFVTGTTTNKVKGGLKVMVNGILAFLPGSLVDTRPTKDLTPFENKTMEFKVIKLDRKRNNVVLSRRAVIEASMGEERTKLMSTLKEGAIVQGVVKNITEYGAFVDLGGIDGLLHITDMAWRRVRHPTEVVQAGQEITAKVLKFDTEKNRVSLGIKQMGDDPWLGVSRRYPSGTRMFGRVTNIAEYGAFVEIEPGIEGLVHVSEMDWTNKNVAPAKVVNMGDEVEVMVLDIDEDKRRISLGMKQCRANPWQEFAQNTKRGDRVKGPIKSITDFGIFVGLAAGIDGLVHLSDLSWTESGENCVREFKKGQEVEAVVLGVDIERERISLGIKQLDADPFTTFASVQEKGSVVTGKVKTVDVKGAEVVLGPEVIAYLRASEISRDRVEDARTVLKEGDEVTAVVLNIDRKARSIQISIKAKDVADQSEAMATLQQQASRENAGTTNLGALLRAKLDNLES; encoded by the coding sequence ATGTCAGAGTCAGAGTCTTTTGCCGATCTGTTCAACGAATCCCTCCAGCACACGGAGATGCGCCCCGGTGAGGTCATCACCGCAGAAGTGCTCCGCGTCGAACACAACTTCGTCGTGGTCAATGCCGGCCTCAAGTCCGAAGCCTATATCCCCATCGAAGAGTTCAAGAACGACCATGGAGAGGTCGAGGTACAGGGCGGCGACTTCGTCTCCGTCGCCATCGGCTCGGTCGAGAACGGCTACGGCGACACCATCCTGAGCCGCGACACCGCCAAGCGTCTGGCATCGTGGATGAGCCTTGAACGTGCGCTCGAGTCCGGGGAATTCGTCACCGGCACGACGACGAACAAAGTTAAGGGCGGCCTCAAGGTCATGGTCAACGGCATCCTGGCTTTCCTGCCTGGTTCCCTGGTTGATACCCGCCCGACCAAAGACCTCACTCCCTTCGAAAACAAGACGATGGAGTTCAAGGTCATCAAGCTCGACCGCAAGCGCAACAACGTCGTGTTGAGCCGTCGCGCTGTCATCGAGGCATCGATGGGCGAAGAACGCACCAAACTGATGAGCACGCTCAAGGAAGGAGCCATCGTCCAGGGCGTCGTCAAGAACATCACCGAATACGGCGCCTTCGTCGACCTTGGCGGCATCGACGGCCTGCTCCACATCACTGACATGGCGTGGCGCCGCGTGCGGCACCCCACCGAAGTCGTGCAGGCGGGGCAGGAAATCACGGCCAAGGTGCTCAAGTTCGACACCGAAAAGAACCGTGTCTCGCTGGGGATCAAGCAGATGGGCGACGACCCCTGGCTCGGCGTCAGCCGCCGTTACCCCTCCGGCACGCGCATGTTCGGGCGGGTCACCAACATCGCCGAATACGGCGCCTTCGTGGAAATCGAGCCTGGCATCGAAGGCCTCGTCCACGTGTCCGAAATGGACTGGACGAACAAGAACGTCGCTCCGGCCAAGGTGGTCAACATGGGGGACGAAGTCGAAGTGATGGTGCTGGACATCGACGAAGACAAGCGCCGCATCAGCCTGGGAATGAAACAATGCCGCGCCAACCCTTGGCAAGAATTCGCCCAGAACACCAAGCGTGGCGATCGTGTCAAAGGCCCGATCAAATCGATCACCGACTTCGGCATCTTCGTGGGGCTGGCTGCTGGTATCGACGGGCTGGTGCATCTGTCCGATCTATCTTGGACGGAATCCGGCGAAAACTGCGTGCGCGAATTCAAGAAGGGCCAGGAAGTCGAAGCCGTGGTGCTCGGCGTGGATATCGAGCGCGAACGCATTTCGCTGGGGATCAAACAGCTTGACGCCGATCCCTTCACCACCTTCGCTTCTGTGCAAGAAAAGGGTTCCGTGGTGACCGGCAAGGTCAAGACTGTCGACGTCAAGGGCGCCGAAGTCGTTCTAGGCCCGGAGGTCATTGCGTACTTGCGCGCTTCCGAAATCTCCCGCGACCGTGTGGAAGATGCCCGGACCGTGCTCAAGGAAGGCGACGAAGTCACCGCTGTCGTCCTCAACATCGACCGCAAGGCCCGCAGCATCCAAATCTCGATCAAGGCTAAGGATGTCGCCGACCAGAGCGAAGCGATGGCTACCTTGCAGCAGCAAGCTTCCCGCGAGAACGCAGGGACGACGAACCTTGGCGCGTTGTTGCGTGCCAAACTCGACAACCTGGAGTCCTAA
- a CDS encoding integration host factor subunit beta, which produces MTRSDLIAEMSAQFGSLTQNDAEYVVLAILDMMTSAFVHGQRIEIRGFGSFSLRSRASRVGRNPRNGDKVEVPPKRVLHFKPGKTMRLSVNDGVDTAVAEPSHFEG; this is translated from the coding sequence ATGACACGGTCTGATCTGATCGCAGAAATGTCGGCCCAATTTGGTTCCCTGACCCAAAACGATGCCGAATACGTCGTTCTGGCCATCTTGGACATGATGACCAGCGCCTTTGTACACGGACAACGCATCGAAATACGCGGATTCGGCAGCTTTTCCCTACGCTCCCGCGCATCCCGGGTCGGTCGCAACCCCCGCAATGGCGACAAGGTGGAAGTTCCCCCCAAGCGGGTGTTGCACTTCAAGCCTGGCAAAACGATGCGACTTTCCGTCAACGATGGCGTCGATACCGCCGTCGCCGAGCCATCGCATTTCGAGGGCTGA
- a CDS encoding LapA family protein, with protein sequence MKLLQFLVRWTLRCAVFFVLFAFALNNNDPVDVHFFFGTSWSASLALIVLIAFTGGVVVGVLGMLPWWWRHRQLQSPAPVPPRDTAAAPAAAPSPSSLPDSYLDGV encoded by the coding sequence ATGAAACTGCTGCAATTCCTGGTGCGGTGGACGCTGCGGTGCGCAGTGTTTTTCGTGCTGTTTGCCTTTGCGCTGAACAACAACGATCCCGTCGACGTCCACTTTTTCTTTGGAACATCGTGGAGCGCATCGCTCGCGTTGATCGTACTCATCGCGTTCACCGGTGGGGTCGTCGTCGGGGTGCTGGGCATGCTCCCCTGGTGGTGGCGCCACCGACAGTTGCAAAGCCCTGCGCCGGTTCCACCGCGAGACACGGCTGCGGCCCCGGCGGCTGCGCCGTCCCCCAGTTCCCTCCCCGATTCCTATCTCGATGGAGTTTGA